Proteins from a single region of Gordonia hongkongensis:
- a CDS encoding ROK family transcriptional regulator produces MRGGVIPAALQLTSTPAAAVLHAIRVGGPVTRDQLAATTGLSPATINRQVHALAAHGLVVERPDLAGPKAIGRPKNPLTIDRDSLCVAGMHIGARRTVLVIADLGGRTLHSHAVLTPTGDQEDALAHLSGLLAELAARFSGRRVLWGGVAVGGAVDAETGVVNHRVLGWHQLAVGATLAGRLDTPVSVCEHVEAMAAAELLLSHPRDDGGSGLFFYARETAGMAMTLDGRIHVPERGAGTIAHLPVTAPVLAPGLTRVRLQNVIGNDAAEAAARRLGISPTAARIVDERARVLGESVALIRDVINPDAIVVGGDAFAAHPHGLAPVQAAFDEATTLTWPLEIAPSRFGVRVQESAAVVVALSVIYADPIAAMATL; encoded by the coding sequence ATGCGTGGGGGAGTGATCCCGGCGGCGCTGCAACTGACCTCCACCCCGGCGGCGGCGGTACTGCACGCGATCCGGGTCGGCGGACCGGTGACGCGGGATCAGCTCGCCGCGACGACGGGTCTGTCGCCGGCCACGATCAACCGCCAGGTGCACGCGCTGGCCGCTCACGGTCTGGTCGTCGAACGCCCCGATCTCGCCGGGCCGAAAGCGATTGGCCGGCCCAAGAATCCGCTGACCATCGACCGCGACTCGCTGTGCGTCGCGGGTATGCACATCGGTGCCCGCCGGACCGTGCTCGTCATCGCCGACCTCGGCGGCCGCACACTGCACAGTCACGCTGTCCTGACGCCGACCGGCGATCAGGAGGACGCGCTCGCGCACCTCAGCGGACTGCTCGCCGAACTCGCCGCCCGGTTCAGCGGGCGGCGGGTGCTGTGGGGAGGTGTCGCGGTCGGTGGCGCGGTCGACGCCGAGACCGGGGTGGTGAACCACCGGGTCCTGGGCTGGCATCAACTCGCCGTGGGCGCAACACTTGCCGGGCGCCTCGACACACCGGTATCGGTCTGTGAGCACGTCGAGGCGATGGCGGCGGCGGAACTGCTCCTGTCCCACCCGCGTGACGACGGGGGCTCCGGGTTGTTCTTCTACGCCCGCGAAACCGCGGGAATGGCAATGACTCTCGACGGCCGGATACATGTACCCGAACGCGGGGCCGGCACCATCGCGCACCTGCCGGTCACGGCTCCGGTGCTCGCCCCCGGTCTCACCCGGGTCCGGTTGCAGAACGTCATCGGCAACGACGCCGCGGAGGCCGCGGCGCGTCGGCTGGGGATCAGCCCCACGGCCGCCCGGATCGTCGACGAACGGGCCCGCGTGCTCGGCGAATCGGTCGCGCTCATCCGGGATGTGATCAACCCCGATGCCATCGTCGTGGGCGGTGATGCCTTCGCCGCACACCCGCACGGGCTCGCGCCGGTGCAGGCGGCCTTCGACGAGGCGACCACCCTGACCTGGCCGCTGGAGATCGCGCCGTCGAGATTCGGTGTGCGCGTGCAGGAGAGCGCAGCGGTGGTGGTGGCGCTCAGCGTCATCTACGCGGATCCGATCGCGGCGATGGCGACGCTGTAG
- a CDS encoding transglutaminase-like domain-containing protein, with product MTLPRDVSARLELRVDDPTELEMQITVARLPGLQLEEELEVEFDGQSVTPEEIIGPHGSRIHRLQLERGLLTIDYRASVLTPADPLPVDITDRSTYLRPSRYAECDKFFGFAAGQFDASLPDGEILNQVAAYVSDRLSYIPGTSDPIDGAADTLLAGAGVCRDYAHLVVALLRALNIPARLVAVYAPGCSPMDFHAVAEAIVDGEWVVVDATGLAPRQSLVRISTGRDAADTAFLDNHRGSINLNSYEVTATVRGELPIDDGDARVRIG from the coding sequence ATGACGCTGCCCCGCGATGTGTCCGCACGGCTCGAGCTGCGGGTCGACGACCCCACCGAACTGGAGATGCAGATCACCGTAGCCCGACTGCCCGGCCTCCAGTTGGAAGAAGAACTCGAGGTCGAATTCGACGGACAGTCGGTGACGCCCGAGGAGATCATCGGGCCGCACGGTTCCCGGATCCATCGGCTGCAGCTCGAGCGGGGTCTGCTGACCATCGACTACCGGGCGTCGGTCCTCACGCCCGCCGATCCGCTGCCCGTCGACATCACCGACCGCTCGACGTACCTGCGGCCCAGCAGATATGCCGAGTGCGACAAGTTCTTCGGCTTCGCCGCGGGTCAGTTCGACGCATCGTTGCCCGACGGGGAGATCCTGAACCAGGTCGCCGCATACGTCTCGGACCGCCTCAGCTACATCCCCGGGACTTCCGACCCCATCGACGGCGCCGCCGACACCCTGCTCGCCGGTGCCGGGGTCTGCCGCGACTACGCGCATCTCGTCGTCGCGCTGCTGCGGGCCCTGAACATCCCGGCCCGCCTCGTCGCGGTGTACGCCCCAGGGTGTTCGCCGATGGATTTCCACGCCGTCGCCGAGGCGATCGTCGACGGTGAGTGGGTGGTGGTCGACGCGACCGGGCTCGCCCCACGCCAGAGCCTGGTGCGGATCTCGACCGGGCGCGATGCCGCCGACACCGCGTTCCTCGACAACCATCGCGGGTCGATCAACCTCAACTCCTACGAGGTGACGGCGACGGTGCGCGGCGAGCTTCCGATCGACGACGGGGATGCGCGCGTCCGGATAGGGTGA
- a CDS encoding zinc-binding metallopeptidase family protein, with translation MHALTCPVCNALSGFDRQTCPNCATTVGVHLPSRSLYAVGPEGVEIDGAGAGSGASGPKKQLWVWCANRDRTQCNWLTLAEVAEGSIGLRGRCFPESLIRRQPDAEDTLALEKLAPASFDLRLLVYQLVDLGLPVEPFWRTEGGLAFDLLSSQTLGRPVMIGHAGGVVTIDLAETQDAYRERLRVDLGEQYRTMLGHFRHETGHYYEHVLVETGPGAERYLDRCRDLFGDERASYADAINRHYRFGAPENWRESYISEYATMHPWEDFAECFAHYLHITGTIDTARESGLNLDAQQVRFTMDRDIVPLRSYADEPIERLLYDWKWLSLMLNRVNVAMGRRPLYPFTIPEPVVRKLGFVHEVIRESARRAVTTDPLVAAPAQPA, from the coding sequence GTGCATGCGCTCACCTGTCCGGTCTGCAATGCGTTGTCGGGCTTCGATCGTCAGACCTGCCCGAACTGTGCGACGACCGTGGGCGTGCACCTGCCGTCGCGGTCGCTGTACGCGGTCGGGCCGGAGGGGGTCGAGATCGACGGTGCCGGCGCCGGGAGCGGAGCGAGCGGGCCGAAGAAGCAATTGTGGGTGTGGTGTGCGAATCGTGATCGGACGCAATGCAACTGGTTGACGCTCGCCGAGGTCGCCGAGGGCAGCATCGGCCTGCGGGGTCGGTGTTTCCCCGAGTCGCTGATCCGGCGTCAGCCCGACGCCGAGGACACGCTCGCGCTCGAGAAGCTCGCGCCGGCATCGTTCGACCTGCGGCTGCTGGTGTACCAACTCGTCGATCTGGGTCTGCCGGTGGAGCCGTTCTGGCGCACCGAGGGCGGCCTGGCCTTCGACCTGTTGTCGAGTCAGACCCTCGGCCGGCCGGTGATGATCGGGCACGCGGGCGGGGTGGTGACCATCGACCTCGCCGAGACCCAGGACGCCTATCGGGAGCGCCTCCGGGTCGACCTCGGCGAGCAGTACCGCACCATGCTGGGTCACTTCCGCCACGAGACCGGGCACTACTACGAACACGTCCTCGTCGAGACCGGCCCGGGCGCGGAACGCTACCTCGACCGGTGCCGGGACCTGTTCGGCGACGAACGCGCGAGCTACGCCGACGCGATCAACCGCCACTATCGGTTCGGGGCACCGGAGAACTGGCGCGAGTCGTACATCTCCGAGTACGCCACTATGCATCCGTGGGAGGACTTCGCCGAGTGCTTCGCGCACTACCTCCACATCACCGGGACCATCGACACCGCCCGGGAATCCGGGCTGAATCTCGACGCGCAGCAGGTCCGGTTCACCATGGACCGTGACATCGTGCCGCTCCGGTCGTACGCCGACGAGCCGATCGAACGGCTGCTGTACGACTGGAAGTGGTTGTCGCTCATGTTGAACCGGGTGAACGTGGCCATGGGACGCCGCCCGCTCTATCCGTTCACGATCCCCGAGCCCGTCGTGCGCAAGCTCGGCTTCGTGCACGAGGTGATCCGGGAGAGTGCGCGGCGGGCGGTGACGACGGACCCGCTCGTCGCGGCCCCGGCGCAGCCGGCCTAA
- the otsB gene encoding trehalose-phosphatase, with translation MNHTGIPAELTDALVRAAGVGVLLVASDYDGCVSPIVARPEDAVPEPASIDALVAAAALPDTVVAVVSGRERAVLAELSGLTAPVVLVGSHGSEFESGFAVEVTDEARALLTRLIDELRAIAAEFPGSTVEVKPASTVLHVRNASASDAVAALDRARTGPASWPGVHTTEGKAVLELAVIETSKGHALDTLRAAVGADAVIYLGDDVTDEKAFAHLRPQTGDIGIKVGEGDTAADYRIADTDDVATVLAFVAEQRARTASAG, from the coding sequence GTGAACCACACCGGGATTCCCGCCGAACTCACCGACGCGCTGGTCCGGGCCGCCGGCGTGGGGGTGCTGCTCGTGGCCAGCGACTACGACGGATGTGTCTCGCCGATCGTCGCGCGTCCCGAGGACGCCGTCCCCGAACCCGCGTCGATCGACGCGCTCGTCGCCGCCGCGGCACTTCCCGACACCGTCGTCGCCGTGGTGTCCGGCCGCGAACGGGCCGTGCTCGCGGAACTGTCCGGCCTCACCGCCCCAGTCGTGCTGGTCGGTAGTCACGGCAGTGAGTTCGAGTCCGGGTTCGCGGTCGAGGTCACCGACGAAGCGCGCGCGCTGTTGACCCGCCTGATCGACGAGTTGCGCGCCATCGCCGCGGAATTCCCGGGCAGCACCGTCGAGGTCAAACCGGCGAGCACGGTGTTGCACGTGCGCAACGCGTCGGCGTCCGACGCCGTCGCCGCGCTCGATCGCGCCCGCACCGGTCCGGCCTCCTGGCCGGGGGTGCACACCACCGAGGGCAAGGCCGTCCTCGAACTCGCGGTGATCGAGACCAGCAAGGGCCACGCCCTCGACACCCTGCGCGCGGCCGTCGGCGCCGACGCGGTCATCTATCTCGGCGACGACGTGACCGACGAGAAGGCCTTCGCGCACCTGCGTCCCCAGACCGGTGACATCGGCATCAAGGTCGGCGAGGGTGACACCGCCGCCGACTATCGCATCGCCGACACCGACGATGTGGCAACGGTTCTCGCGTTCGTGGCCGAGCAGCGGGCGCGGACGGCCTCGGCCGGTTAG
- a CDS encoding alpha,alpha-trehalose-phosphate synthase (UDP-forming) has protein sequence MTGTDRSTHDGAEFVVVANRLPVDKEVLPDGTVNWKQSPGGLVTALEPILRANTGAWVGWSGIPDSDDNPDIEGIDIHAVPLSAQEIAEYYEGFSNATLWPLYHDVIVKPEYHREWWNTYVEVNRRFAEAASRAAGEGAVVWVQDYQLQLVPKMLRMLRPDVKIGFFLHIPFPPVELFMQMPWRTEIVEGLLGADLIGFHLPGGAQNFLFLARRLAGQATSKGTVGVRSRFGVVQVGFRTVRVGAFPISIDSGELDALSKTRKIRERAAEIRRELGNPKTIMLGVDRLDYTKGIDVRLKAISELLAEKRLDPADTVMLQLATPSRERVESYKQMRAGIEQLVGNINGTHATVGQPVVQYLHRPVPREELVAFFVAADVMLVTPLRDGMNLVAKEYVACRGDLGGALVLSEFTGAAAELRSAYQANPYDLDGVKDAIEAAVEQSEHEGRRRMRALRRQVLAHDVAKWAESFLGTLGADSDTELSPNRGVHLVDEPE, from the coding sequence GTGACCGGCACCGACCGGTCCACCCATGACGGGGCCGAGTTCGTGGTCGTCGCGAACCGCCTGCCCGTCGACAAAGAGGTCCTTCCCGACGGCACCGTCAACTGGAAGCAGAGCCCCGGCGGACTCGTGACCGCGCTCGAGCCGATCCTGCGCGCCAACACCGGGGCCTGGGTCGGCTGGTCGGGCATCCCCGACTCCGATGACAACCCCGACATCGAGGGCATCGACATCCACGCGGTCCCGCTGTCGGCGCAAGAGATCGCCGAATACTACGAGGGCTTCTCCAACGCCACCCTGTGGCCGCTCTACCACGACGTCATCGTCAAGCCCGAGTACCACCGCGAATGGTGGAACACCTACGTCGAGGTGAACCGGCGCTTCGCCGAGGCGGCCTCGCGAGCCGCGGGCGAGGGGGCCGTCGTCTGGGTGCAGGACTACCAGCTCCAACTGGTGCCGAAGATGCTGCGCATGCTGCGGCCCGACGTCAAGATCGGCTTCTTCCTGCACATCCCGTTCCCGCCGGTCGAGCTGTTCATGCAGATGCCGTGGCGGACCGAGATCGTCGAAGGCCTGCTCGGCGCCGATCTCATCGGCTTCCACCTGCCGGGTGGGGCACAGAACTTCCTCTTCCTCGCCCGACGCCTAGCCGGGCAGGCCACCAGCAAGGGCACCGTCGGGGTGCGGTCGCGCTTCGGCGTGGTGCAGGTCGGATTCCGCACCGTGCGCGTCGGCGCGTTCCCCATCTCGATCGACTCCGGGGAGCTCGACGCACTGTCCAAGACCCGCAAGATCCGGGAGCGCGCCGCCGAGATCCGCCGCGAGCTGGGCAATCCTAAGACGATCATGCTCGGCGTCGACCGGCTCGACTACACCAAGGGCATCGACGTCCGGCTCAAGGCCATCTCCGAGTTGCTGGCCGAGAAGCGACTCGATCCCGCCGACACGGTGATGCTGCAACTCGCGACGCCGAGCCGCGAGCGCGTCGAGAGCTACAAGCAGATGCGCGCCGGTATCGAGCAACTCGTCGGGAACATCAACGGCACCCACGCGACCGTGGGCCAGCCGGTGGTGCAGTACCTGCACCGACCGGTGCCGCGTGAGGAACTCGTCGCCTTCTTCGTCGCGGCCGACGTCATGCTGGTCACGCCCCTGCGCGACGGCATGAACCTCGTCGCCAAGGAGTACGTGGCCTGCCGGGGCGACCTGGGCGGCGCGCTCGTCCTCAGCGAGTTCACCGGCGCGGCAGCCGAACTGCGCTCGGCGTACCAGGCCAACCCGTACGACCTCGACGGCGTCAAGGACGCGATCGAGGCCGCGGTCGAACAGAGCGAACACGAGGGCAGGCGGCGCATGCGCGCGCTGCGCAGGCAGGTCCTCGCCCACGACGTCGCGAAGTGGGCGGAAAGCTTCCTCGGCACCCTCGGCGCCGACTCCGACACCGAACTGTCGCCCAACCGGGGTGTTCATCTGGTGGACGAGCCCGAGTGA
- a CDS encoding threonine/serine ThrE exporter family protein, giving the protein MREQIGRVLRRLSGSRQATIDTIEPGSIMVSPRKPIEPFDVAAITEVLDLATKIGAVLLDSGTGAIDTQTQIKFVAGVYGLEDVDVDVTYNTIVVSARRGATLPPITTMEQVYYRSMDFTRLAQVDRLVRRIRDSFISPSTAHQMVDEIITAPHPYPHWLATTAWGIMASGIAVLLGGEYLVAALAFATTVVTVTVNRWLNRIGTPVFFQQLTGGFIAVVPAALVFAAAERLGVQIAPSQVIAAGIVVLLSGLSLVGSVQDAITGAPITGVARFFELLLMTGGIIAGVGVAIRILEAGGIFLPTITTTTSFEVVELPIRVVAGAVAACAYALASYAETRALGVAFLGGFIGTAVAAASTFTDIGDVIANGLAAAFVGLIGGLLARRALTPPLVVAVAGITPLLPGLAVYRGLYGILGDQTLDGFTWIANALAIGCALAAGVTLGEFVARSLRRPQLPPRPDWRLRRRIALREAREARQADAAARRVRANRWRPPPPRR; this is encoded by the coding sequence GTGCGCGAACAGATCGGCCGTGTCCTGCGTCGGCTCAGCGGCAGCCGGCAGGCGACGATCGACACCATCGAACCGGGCAGCATCATGGTGTCGCCACGTAAGCCGATCGAACCGTTCGACGTCGCGGCGATCACCGAGGTCCTCGATCTCGCCACGAAGATCGGGGCGGTGCTGCTCGACTCGGGCACCGGGGCCATCGACACCCAGACGCAGATCAAGTTCGTCGCCGGCGTGTACGGCCTCGAGGACGTCGACGTCGACGTCACCTACAACACGATCGTCGTCAGCGCGCGGCGCGGCGCGACGCTCCCGCCGATCACGACCATGGAGCAGGTCTACTACCGGTCGATGGACTTCACCCGGCTCGCGCAGGTCGACCGGCTCGTCCGCCGCATCCGCGATTCGTTCATCAGCCCGTCCACCGCCCACCAGATGGTCGACGAGATCATCACCGCGCCCCACCCCTATCCGCACTGGCTGGCCACGACCGCCTGGGGGATCATGGCGTCGGGCATCGCGGTGCTCCTCGGCGGCGAATACCTCGTCGCCGCGCTCGCCTTCGCTACCACCGTGGTGACGGTCACCGTCAACCGCTGGCTCAACCGCATCGGGACACCGGTCTTCTTCCAGCAGCTGACCGGCGGTTTCATCGCGGTCGTTCCGGCCGCCCTGGTCTTCGCCGCGGCCGAACGACTCGGTGTGCAGATCGCGCCGTCGCAGGTCATCGCGGCCGGCATCGTCGTGTTGCTCTCGGGGTTGTCCCTCGTCGGCTCGGTCCAGGACGCGATCACCGGCGCACCGATCACCGGTGTCGCCCGGTTCTTCGAGTTGCTGCTGATGACCGGCGGCATCATCGCCGGTGTCGGCGTCGCGATCCGAATCCTGGAGGCGGGCGGCATCTTCCTGCCCACGATCACCACGACCACCAGCTTCGAGGTCGTCGAACTACCGATCCGGGTGGTCGCCGGCGCGGTCGCCGCCTGCGCCTACGCGCTGGCCAGCTACGCCGAGACGCGCGCCCTCGGCGTGGCGTTCCTCGGCGGTTTCATCGGCACCGCGGTCGCGGCGGCCTCGACGTTCACCGACATCGGCGACGTCATCGCCAACGGTCTCGCGGCCGCGTTCGTCGGACTGATCGGCGGCCTGCTGGCACGCCGCGCGTTGACCCCACCACTGGTCGTCGCGGTGGCCGGCATCACCCCGCTGCTACCCGGTCTCGCGGTGTATCGCGGCCTCTACGGCATCCTCGGCGACCAGACCCTCGACGGATTCACCTGGATCGCGAACGCGCTGGCCATCGGCTGCGCCCTCGCCGCGGGGGTCACGCTGGGCGAGTTCGTCGCCCGGTCGCTGCGTCGCCCTCAGCTGCCACCCCGTCCGGACTGGCGTCTCCGCCGCCGGATAGCCCTGCGCGAAGCCCGTGAGGCGCGGCAGGCCGACGCGGCCGCACGACGGGTCCGGGCGAACCGGTGGCGGCCGCCACCGCCACGACGCTGA
- a CDS encoding RidA family protein, protein MSSVQINGPRDGHTRSATVSPGSLVFTAGAAPIDDDGATVAPGNVREQAVQCMKNLEAALIESGATLRDVAKVTVFVAEHLQADLVVAWDAVTEAFGDHRPAGSLLGVSVLAYDDQLVEIEAVAALRG, encoded by the coding sequence ATGTCCTCGGTGCAGATCAACGGTCCGCGAGACGGCCACACCCGCAGTGCCACGGTGAGTCCCGGGAGTCTCGTCTTCACCGCCGGTGCGGCCCCCATCGACGACGACGGCGCCACCGTCGCACCCGGGAACGTTCGCGAACAGGCCGTGCAGTGCATGAAGAACCTCGAGGCCGCGCTGATCGAGTCCGGCGCGACGCTGCGCGACGTCGCGAAGGTCACCGTCTTCGTCGCCGAACACCTGCAGGCCGATCTGGTGGTCGCGTGGGACGCGGTGACCGAGGCCTTCGGCGACCACAGGCCGGCCGGCAGCCTGCTGGGCGTTTCGGTCCTCGCCTACGACGATCAGCTGGTGGAGATCGAAGCGGTCGCGGCCCTCCGGGGCTGA
- a CDS encoding Fe-S protein — translation MELLRNVVIFLHIIGFAVTFGGWVTQLVAREFRFTRVMDYGLLLSLLTGLALAAPWPAGIELNYPKIGIKLVILLVLGGILGMGSARQKRTGEPVPRALFWSVGALSLLAAGLAVIW, via the coding sequence ATGGAGCTACTACGCAACGTCGTAATCTTCCTGCACATCATCGGCTTCGCCGTGACCTTCGGCGGCTGGGTCACCCAACTCGTGGCTCGCGAGTTCCGGTTCACCCGCGTGATGGACTACGGACTGCTGCTGTCCCTGCTGACCGGGCTCGCGCTCGCGGCGCCGTGGCCGGCCGGTATCGAGCTGAACTACCCGAAGATCGGCATCAAGCTGGTGATCCTGCTCGTCCTCGGCGGAATCCTCGGCATGGGCAGCGCTCGGCAGAAGCGCACCGGCGAACCCGTACCGCGCGCCCTGTTCTGGTCCGTCGGCGCCCTGTCCCTGCTGGCCGCGGGCCTCGCCGTCATCTGGTAG
- a CDS encoding carboxylesterase/lipase family protein, which yields MKHDEPGTSANSTSPTDGVAPDGTRPTAQTRVGTFRGVAGERADVWRGIRYARPPVGELRWRRAIPLEEADAPEDVVDASTFGAVCPQQLNPAVRLGPDVVMDEDCLFLNVWTPPGAAEHADDAVGLPVMVWLHGGAYVLGSGAQPFYEGSNLAATGDVVVVTLNYRLGVLGFADLSSIDPRFESNAGLSDVLTALRWVRDHIAAFGGDPDKVTVFGESAGAGLVTALLTMPAAAGLFGRAIAQSSPVTSMYGADRAARVADQLLEAAGIDAGGLDTGEIVGRLEQLDGMTCSAITTTLFEKVPTEVPGTIAFAPVIDGDLLPEHPLDVYRAGRAHPVPLIIGTNRDEANLFKYMKSPLMPITTADIERMFAGMAKEYPDVVLPERAQVLSAYSGLRPKVTGLGVARDVAFRMPTLWLAEAHARSAPVYVYRYDWTTRMFRLLGLGAAHATEVPYVWGNLGNGPKDITFLLGGRKQGEAVSERMIRRWTAFAHGQEPDAGALGDPWPTYDTGHRPVLRIDAEDRVVQNLDGDIWEAWGDEVLGFR from the coding sequence ATGAAGCACGACGAACCGGGCACCTCCGCCAACTCGACGTCCCCGACCGACGGCGTGGCTCCGGACGGGACCCGCCCAACGGCCCAGACCCGGGTCGGCACCTTCCGCGGGGTCGCCGGGGAACGGGCCGACGTGTGGCGGGGCATCCGGTACGCCCGCCCGCCCGTGGGGGAGTTGCGCTGGCGCCGTGCGATTCCCCTCGAGGAGGCCGATGCGCCCGAGGACGTGGTGGATGCCTCGACCTTCGGCGCGGTCTGCCCGCAACAACTCAACCCCGCCGTACGTCTCGGTCCCGATGTGGTCATGGACGAGGACTGCCTGTTCCTCAACGTCTGGACCCCGCCGGGGGCCGCGGAGCACGCCGACGACGCCGTCGGACTCCCGGTCATGGTGTGGCTGCACGGCGGCGCCTACGTCCTGGGGTCGGGGGCCCAGCCGTTCTACGAGGGCTCGAACCTCGCCGCCACCGGCGACGTGGTCGTCGTGACGCTGAACTACCGGCTCGGTGTGCTCGGGTTCGCCGACCTGTCGTCGATCGACCCGCGGTTCGAGTCGAATGCCGGCCTCAGCGACGTACTCACGGCGTTGCGCTGGGTCCGCGACCACATCGCCGCCTTCGGCGGTGATCCCGACAAGGTGACCGTGTTCGGCGAGTCGGCGGGCGCGGGACTGGTCACCGCGCTGCTCACCATGCCGGCCGCGGCCGGGCTCTTCGGCCGGGCGATCGCGCAGAGTTCGCCCGTGACGTCGATGTACGGTGCCGACCGGGCCGCGCGGGTCGCCGACCAACTGCTCGAGGCCGCCGGCATCGACGCCGGTGGACTCGACACCGGCGAGATTGTCGGGCGTCTCGAACAACTCGACGGCATGACCTGTTCGGCGATCACCACCACCCTGTTCGAGAAGGTCCCCACCGAGGTGCCGGGGACCATCGCGTTCGCACCGGTCATCGACGGCGATCTGCTGCCCGAACATCCCCTCGACGTCTATCGCGCGGGTCGGGCGCATCCGGTGCCGCTGATCATCGGGACCAACCGCGACGAGGCGAATCTCTTCAAGTACATGAAGTCGCCGCTGATGCCGATCACCACCGCCGACATCGAGCGCATGTTCGCCGGGATGGCGAAGGAGTATCCGGACGTCGTCCTGCCCGAACGTGCGCAGGTGCTCTCCGCGTATTCCGGTCTGCGCCCGAAGGTCACCGGACTCGGCGTGGCCCGTGACGTGGCGTTCCGCATGCCCACGCTGTGGCTCGCGGAGGCGCATGCGCGTTCGGCGCCGGTCTATGTCTACCGCTACGACTGGACGACGCGGATGTTCCGGCTGCTCGGTCTGGGGGCCGCCCATGCGACCGAGGTCCCGTACGTGTGGGGGAATCTGGGCAACGGGCCGAAGGACATCACGTTCCTGCTCGGCGGGCGTAAGCAGGGAGAAGCGGTGTCGGAGAGGATGATCCGACGGTGGACCGCATTCGCACACGGTCAGGAGCCGGACGCCGGGGCGCTCGGGGATCCCTGGCCGACCTACGACACCGGCCATCGCCCGGTGTTGCGCATCGACGCCGAGGACCGGGTCGTGCAGAACCTCGACGGCGACATCTGGGAGGCGTGGGGCGACGAGGTGCTCGGCTTCCGCTGA
- a CDS encoding winged helix DNA-binding domain-containing protein produces the protein MSRLLISDSQRRTRLMRRQHLDVSSRAADSVEAAATMVGLHATTPSTVHLAAWARVDPELSRESVDAALYDDRTLVKHLAMRRTLFVFPRDILAESVGALGPRISASERTNMLRDLRRSPDFDDPEGWILTARQAVLAELAGGESLTSTELRERLPALDGYISHGAGTTWAGRAPMGPRVLNMLDAEGAIVRGPNRLRWHLSRPAWTSMPLWLGEDLPSMSVHDGHCALIGRWLRTYGPGTETDLVWWLGSTKTAVRAALAELETVQVDLEGGGVGHVLPDDLADDRGDEPVEPQAVLLPELDPTTMGYKERGFYLGGHAPQVFDSAGNGGQTAWWDGRIVGGWYRRADSTIDVVPLEPLSREARRALDARAEELAAWLGDEPLKTGYTAPYAKGL, from the coding sequence ATGAGCCGCCTGTTGATCTCCGACTCGCAACGCCGCACTCGCCTCATGCGCCGGCAACACCTCGATGTCTCGTCTCGAGCCGCCGACTCCGTAGAAGCCGCTGCCACGATGGTCGGTCTGCACGCGACCACACCGTCGACCGTCCACCTCGCCGCATGGGCCCGGGTCGATCCGGAGCTCTCGCGCGAGTCGGTCGACGCCGCCCTCTACGACGACCGGACGCTCGTCAAGCACCTCGCGATGCGTCGCACGCTGTTCGTCTTCCCGCGGGACATCCTGGCCGAGTCCGTCGGAGCCCTCGGGCCGCGGATCTCGGCGTCGGAACGTACCAACATGTTGCGCGACCTCCGCCGCAGTCCCGACTTCGACGACCCGGAGGGCTGGATTCTGACCGCGCGGCAGGCGGTCCTGGCCGAACTCGCCGGTGGTGAGTCGCTGACCTCCACCGAACTGCGCGAGCGTCTGCCCGCACTCGACGGCTACATCAGCCACGGCGCGGGCACCACGTGGGCGGGACGCGCTCCGATGGGCCCGCGTGTGCTCAACATGCTCGACGCCGAGGGGGCGATCGTCCGCGGACCCAACCGGCTGCGCTGGCATCTGTCGCGGCCGGCGTGGACATCCATGCCGCTCTGGCTCGGCGAGGACCTGCCGTCGATGAGCGTCCACGACGGGCACTGCGCGCTGATCGGACGCTGGCTGCGGACCTACGGACCCGGCACCGAGACGGACCTGGTGTGGTGGCTGGGGTCGACCAAGACCGCGGTCCGCGCGGCCCTCGCCGAACTGGAGACCGTCCAGGTCGACCTGGAGGGTGGCGGAGTCGGCCACGTCCTGCCCGACGATCTAGCCGACGACAGGGGGGACGAGCCGGTCGAACCGCAAGCCGTGCTCCTTCCCGAACTCGACCCGACCACGATGGGCTACAAAGAGCGCGGCTTCTATCTCGGCGGCCACGCGCCGCAGGTCTTCGACTCCGCGGGCAACGGTGGCCAGACCGCCTGGTGGGATGGTCGCATCGTCGGTGGCTGGTATCGCCGCGCCGACTCGACGATCGACGTCGTCCCGCTCGAACCGTTGTCAAGGGAAGCGCGTCGGGCTCTCGATGCCCGGGCCGAGGAACTCGCGGCATGGCTGGGGGACGAACCGCTGAAGACCGGCTACACCGCGCCGTATGCGAAAGGGTTGTAG